TGttggaaaatgtgaaattaaatttggTTCTGGactgaaaacattcagtgtcAGGTCCAACACCTGTCTGAGCCTCATTACCAAAAGTATTCTTTGCTGAATATAAACAAATTTTTCTGATTGATCTGAGTCTGCGGGCGTCACCTGGCAGCCAGTCACACCAACCGACCATCAGTCAGCGAAGTTCAGCTtctaaaacaaacttttattcctttaaaaaaaccTGACCTGAACCTGAACAGTGAGTTATACCTGTTAAAGGGTTATATGCGTTGCCGATGTTTGTCGTCACCTTCTTGAACAGCAGCGTGGTGTCGGTGTTAAAAGGCCCCTGATGGGTCCACTGTTCAGTGGTGACGAGGGAAGCCGAGAACGCCACCTGAGATTTACCTGCAGGGAGATAGGTTTTcattaaacacagaaatatgcTAACAGCTACAACAACATGCTAATTAGCTAAATGTAAAGCAAGATCACAGGGCTTATCCTCAGTACGGTGGCCTTTTAAGGACAGCTCAGGCTCAGCATATCAAAGGCAGCGCACACGTGTGGCACGTGTCAAAACACCTCCATGCATTGTTTTCCATGTAAACGTGAACTCTGGTGGCGCCTTGATGAGCGTCAGTGCAGGTTAATGTCATTCTGTCTCCGGATCAACGGGTCAGCTGTACTCTGACTACTACTTGTCTGTATGACACGCTACAGCGTCAACGCTGTCATGACACATGCAAGGTTGCTAATGTGTTTTGCAGGCTTGGGTCCAGACCCTGATCACTGACCTGCATGCTGAAGAACCACAGTACAAAGAACAAACTTGAGTCATTGTAGGTCGGGAAACTTTCATGTAGACGAAGTTCTTTACATGGAGATAAACATCCAACAGAAGAGGTGAGTATATATGAACAgctgtaagagtgtgtgtggacacaggTGGTCCACAGGTGGACCAGGACCTTCCCTCTGGAGCAACACACAGTAatatgaatgcacacacagttCATAATTGTTGTTTTAGTTCAACTTTGGATACCAGATCAGAACAAGGTGAAGAAACCCCTGTAGAGTCCAGCAGACTCACCTCTGTCCTCATTATCTTTCTCCAGTTTCTCCACTCTGgctgtcagctgctgcagcaggactCTCACATTGTCTTCTGTTGGTTTCTCCAGATATGTCAGACCATCTTCAGTCTCAGCTACAAGAATCTGAGCCCTGATGATGACACCACAGACCACCAACATGACTAGAAACCAATGGGACACCATCTCAACTCGAGGACAACCGGACtgacagcaggagagga
The DNA window shown above is from Enoplosus armatus isolate fEnoArm2 chromosome 19, fEnoArm2.hap1, whole genome shotgun sequence and carries:
- the LOC139302575 gene encoding complement C1q tumor necrosis factor-related protein 3-like translates to MLVVCGVIIRAQILVAETEDGLTYLEKPTEDNVRVLLQQLTARVEKLEKDNEDRGKSQVAFSASLVTTEQWTHQGPFNTDTTLLFKKVTTNIGNAYNPLTGIFTPPMKGLYYIRFTGCVGDSGSLNAALRKNGLSMFAIYDTRGTHGCGSNGMTLVLEKGDLLWVTLWTQQSIFDQTRLSTFSGFLVFPM